Proteins encoded in a region of the Hirundo rustica isolate bHirRus1 chromosome 10, bHirRus1.pri.v3, whole genome shotgun sequence genome:
- the NME9 gene encoding thioredoxin domain-containing protein 6 isoform X7, which translates to MATKKKEVVLQINITSQELWEEMLCLKGLIVVDVFQAWCGPCKPVVNLFQKIRNQVGSDLLHFAVVLELTCELAVPLLLTSVILPPKSGTQRCFPVWGAEVDSIDALEKYRGQCEPVFLFYTGGELVAVVRGADAPLLQKTILKHLAGERKSLHGGEPVVVPDRAFSREQGSTAPLQEEQQEGLTG; encoded by the exons ATTAACATTACtagccaggagctgtgggaagaaATGCTGTGTCTCAAAGGACTCATTG TTGTCGATGTGTTTCAAGCCTGGTGTGGCCCATGCAAACCGGTAGTGAATCTGTTCCAAAAAATCAGGAACCAAGTTGGCAGTGATCTCCTGCATTTTGCTGTG GTACTGGAACTGACCTGTGAGCTGGCTGTGCCCCTGCTTCTGACCAGTGTCATTTTGCCCCCTAAGTCTGGGACCCAGAGGTGTTTTCCTGTGTGGGGG GCTGAAGTTGATTCCATTGACGCTCTGGAAAAATACAGAGGACAATGTGAGCCTGTCTTTCTCTTTTATACA GGAGGAGAATTAGTGGCTGTGGTAAGAGGAGCAGATGCACCATTGCTGCAGAAGACCATCCTGAAACATCTggcaggggaaaggaagagtTTACATGGAGGAGAGCCCGTGGTG GTGCCAGACAGAGCCTTCTCCAGAGAGCAGGGAAGCACGGCTCCCCTTCAGGAGGAACAACAGGAAGGACTAACAG GCTGA
- the NME9 gene encoding thioredoxin domain-containing protein 6 isoform X1: MATKKKEVVLQINITSQELWEEMLCLKGLIVVDVFQAWCGPCKPVVNLFQKIRNQVGSDLLHFAVVLELTCELAVPLLLTSVILPPKSGTQRCFPVWGAEVDSIDALEKYRGQCEPVFLFYTGGELVAVVRGADAPLLQKTILKHLAGERKSLHGGEPVVVPDRAFSREQGSTAPLQEEQQEGLTVLHPGPVHTKSEAPECGNQRKTLLALAEAPWDEGA; this comes from the exons ATTAACATTACtagccaggagctgtgggaagaaATGCTGTGTCTCAAAGGACTCATTG TTGTCGATGTGTTTCAAGCCTGGTGTGGCCCATGCAAACCGGTAGTGAATCTGTTCCAAAAAATCAGGAACCAAGTTGGCAGTGATCTCCTGCATTTTGCTGTG GTACTGGAACTGACCTGTGAGCTGGCTGTGCCCCTGCTTCTGACCAGTGTCATTTTGCCCCCTAAGTCTGGGACCCAGAGGTGTTTTCCTGTGTGGGGG GCTGAAGTTGATTCCATTGACGCTCTGGAAAAATACAGAGGACAATGTGAGCCTGTCTTTCTCTTTTATACA GGAGGAGAATTAGTGGCTGTGGTAAGAGGAGCAGATGCACCATTGCTGCAGAAGACCATCCTGAAACATCTggcaggggaaaggaagagtTTACATGGAGGAGAGCCCGTGGTG GTGCCAGACAGAGCCTTCTCCAGAGAGCAGGGAAGCACGGCTCCCCTTCAGGAGGAACAACAGGAAGGACTAACAG TGCTGCATCCTGGCCCTGTGCACACCAAATCTGAGGCTCCAGAATGCGGGAATCAAAGGAAAACCCTCCTGGCTCTAGCTGAAGCACCATGGGATGAAGGGGCGTGA
- the NME9 gene encoding thioredoxin domain-containing protein 6 isoform X5 — MATKKKEVVLQINITSQELWEEMLCLKGLIVVDVFQAWCGPCKPVVNLFQKIRNQVGSDLLHFAVAEVDSIDALEKYRGQCEPVFLFYTGGELVAVVRGADAPLLQKTILKHLAGERKSLHGGEPVVVPDRAFSREQGSTAPLQEEQQEGLTVLHPGPVHTKSEAPECGNQRKTLLALAEAPWDEGA, encoded by the exons ATTAACATTACtagccaggagctgtgggaagaaATGCTGTGTCTCAAAGGACTCATTG TTGTCGATGTGTTTCAAGCCTGGTGTGGCCCATGCAAACCGGTAGTGAATCTGTTCCAAAAAATCAGGAACCAAGTTGGCAGTGATCTCCTGCATTTTGCTGTG GCTGAAGTTGATTCCATTGACGCTCTGGAAAAATACAGAGGACAATGTGAGCCTGTCTTTCTCTTTTATACA GGAGGAGAATTAGTGGCTGTGGTAAGAGGAGCAGATGCACCATTGCTGCAGAAGACCATCCTGAAACATCTggcaggggaaaggaagagtTTACATGGAGGAGAGCCCGTGGTG GTGCCAGACAGAGCCTTCTCCAGAGAGCAGGGAAGCACGGCTCCCCTTCAGGAGGAACAACAGGAAGGACTAACAG TGCTGCATCCTGGCCCTGTGCACACCAAATCTGAGGCTCCAGAATGCGGGAATCAAAGGAAAACCCTCCTGGCTCTAGCTGAAGCACCATGGGATGAAGGGGCGTGA
- the NME9 gene encoding thioredoxin domain-containing protein 6 isoform X9, giving the protein MATKKKEVVLQINITSQELWEEMLCLKGLIVVDVFQAWCGPCKPVVNLFQKIRNQVGSDLLHFAVAEVDSIDALEKYRGQCEPVFLFYTGGELVAVVPDRAFSREQGSTAPLQEEQQEGLTVLHPGPVHTKSEAPECGNQRKTLLALAEAPWDEGA; this is encoded by the exons ATTAACATTACtagccaggagctgtgggaagaaATGCTGTGTCTCAAAGGACTCATTG TTGTCGATGTGTTTCAAGCCTGGTGTGGCCCATGCAAACCGGTAGTGAATCTGTTCCAAAAAATCAGGAACCAAGTTGGCAGTGATCTCCTGCATTTTGCTGTG GCTGAAGTTGATTCCATTGACGCTCTGGAAAAATACAGAGGACAATGTGAGCCTGTCTTTCTCTTTTATACA GGAGGAGAATTAGTGGCTGTG GTGCCAGACAGAGCCTTCTCCAGAGAGCAGGGAAGCACGGCTCCCCTTCAGGAGGAACAACAGGAAGGACTAACAG TGCTGCATCCTGGCCCTGTGCACACCAAATCTGAGGCTCCAGAATGCGGGAATCAAAGGAAAACCCTCCTGGCTCTAGCTGAAGCACCATGGGATGAAGGGGCGTGA
- the NME9 gene encoding thioredoxin domain-containing protein 6 isoform X4, with product MLCLKGLIVVDVFQAWCGPCKPVVNLFQKIRNQVGSDLLHFAVVLELTCELAVPLLLTSVILPPKSGTQRCFPVWGAEVDSIDALEKYRGQCEPVFLFYTGGELVAVVRGADAPLLQKTILKHLAGERKSLHGGEPVVVPDRAFSREQGSTAPLQEEQQEGLTVLHPGPVHTKSEAPECGNQRKTLLALAEAPWDEGA from the exons ATGCTGTGTCTCAAAGGACTCATTG TTGTCGATGTGTTTCAAGCCTGGTGTGGCCCATGCAAACCGGTAGTGAATCTGTTCCAAAAAATCAGGAACCAAGTTGGCAGTGATCTCCTGCATTTTGCTGTG GTACTGGAACTGACCTGTGAGCTGGCTGTGCCCCTGCTTCTGACCAGTGTCATTTTGCCCCCTAAGTCTGGGACCCAGAGGTGTTTTCCTGTGTGGGGG GCTGAAGTTGATTCCATTGACGCTCTGGAAAAATACAGAGGACAATGTGAGCCTGTCTTTCTCTTTTATACA GGAGGAGAATTAGTGGCTGTGGTAAGAGGAGCAGATGCACCATTGCTGCAGAAGACCATCCTGAAACATCTggcaggggaaaggaagagtTTACATGGAGGAGAGCCCGTGGTG GTGCCAGACAGAGCCTTCTCCAGAGAGCAGGGAAGCACGGCTCCCCTTCAGGAGGAACAACAGGAAGGACTAACAG TGCTGCATCCTGGCCCTGTGCACACCAAATCTGAGGCTCCAGAATGCGGGAATCAAAGGAAAACCCTCCTGGCTCTAGCTGAAGCACCATGGGATGAAGGGGCGTGA
- the NME9 gene encoding thioredoxin domain-containing protein 6 isoform X2 translates to MPLQINITSQELWEEMLCLKGLIVVDVFQAWCGPCKPVVNLFQKIRNQVGSDLLHFAVVLELTCELAVPLLLTSVILPPKSGTQRCFPVWGAEVDSIDALEKYRGQCEPVFLFYTGGELVAVVRGADAPLLQKTILKHLAGERKSLHGGEPVVVPDRAFSREQGSTAPLQEEQQEGLTVLHPGPVHTKSEAPECGNQRKTLLALAEAPWDEGA, encoded by the exons ATGCCTCTTCAG ATTAACATTACtagccaggagctgtgggaagaaATGCTGTGTCTCAAAGGACTCATTG TTGTCGATGTGTTTCAAGCCTGGTGTGGCCCATGCAAACCGGTAGTGAATCTGTTCCAAAAAATCAGGAACCAAGTTGGCAGTGATCTCCTGCATTTTGCTGTG GTACTGGAACTGACCTGTGAGCTGGCTGTGCCCCTGCTTCTGACCAGTGTCATTTTGCCCCCTAAGTCTGGGACCCAGAGGTGTTTTCCTGTGTGGGGG GCTGAAGTTGATTCCATTGACGCTCTGGAAAAATACAGAGGACAATGTGAGCCTGTCTTTCTCTTTTATACA GGAGGAGAATTAGTGGCTGTGGTAAGAGGAGCAGATGCACCATTGCTGCAGAAGACCATCCTGAAACATCTggcaggggaaaggaagagtTTACATGGAGGAGAGCCCGTGGTG GTGCCAGACAGAGCCTTCTCCAGAGAGCAGGGAAGCACGGCTCCCCTTCAGGAGGAACAACAGGAAGGACTAACAG TGCTGCATCCTGGCCCTGTGCACACCAAATCTGAGGCTCCAGAATGCGGGAATCAAAGGAAAACCCTCCTGGCTCTAGCTGAAGCACCATGGGATGAAGGGGCGTGA
- the NME9 gene encoding thioredoxin domain-containing protein 6 isoform X3 has product MKINITSQELWEEMLCLKGLIVVDVFQAWCGPCKPVVNLFQKIRNQVGSDLLHFAVVLELTCELAVPLLLTSVILPPKSGTQRCFPVWGAEVDSIDALEKYRGQCEPVFLFYTGGELVAVVRGADAPLLQKTILKHLAGERKSLHGGEPVVVPDRAFSREQGSTAPLQEEQQEGLTVLHPGPVHTKSEAPECGNQRKTLLALAEAPWDEGA; this is encoded by the exons ATGAAG ATTAACATTACtagccaggagctgtgggaagaaATGCTGTGTCTCAAAGGACTCATTG TTGTCGATGTGTTTCAAGCCTGGTGTGGCCCATGCAAACCGGTAGTGAATCTGTTCCAAAAAATCAGGAACCAAGTTGGCAGTGATCTCCTGCATTTTGCTGTG GTACTGGAACTGACCTGTGAGCTGGCTGTGCCCCTGCTTCTGACCAGTGTCATTTTGCCCCCTAAGTCTGGGACCCAGAGGTGTTTTCCTGTGTGGGGG GCTGAAGTTGATTCCATTGACGCTCTGGAAAAATACAGAGGACAATGTGAGCCTGTCTTTCTCTTTTATACA GGAGGAGAATTAGTGGCTGTGGTAAGAGGAGCAGATGCACCATTGCTGCAGAAGACCATCCTGAAACATCTggcaggggaaaggaagagtTTACATGGAGGAGAGCCCGTGGTG GTGCCAGACAGAGCCTTCTCCAGAGAGCAGGGAAGCACGGCTCCCCTTCAGGAGGAACAACAGGAAGGACTAACAG TGCTGCATCCTGGCCCTGTGCACACCAAATCTGAGGCTCCAGAATGCGGGAATCAAAGGAAAACCCTCCTGGCTCTAGCTGAAGCACCATGGGATGAAGGGGCGTGA
- the NME9 gene encoding thioredoxin domain-containing protein 6 isoform X8 — MATKKKEVVLQINITSQELWEEMLCLKGLIVVDVFQAWCGPCKPVVNLFQKIRNQVGSDLLHFAVGGELVAVVRGADAPLLQKTILKHLAGERKSLHGGEPVVVPDRAFSREQGSTAPLQEEQQEGLTVLHPGPVHTKSEAPECGNQRKTLLALAEAPWDEGA, encoded by the exons ATTAACATTACtagccaggagctgtgggaagaaATGCTGTGTCTCAAAGGACTCATTG TTGTCGATGTGTTTCAAGCCTGGTGTGGCCCATGCAAACCGGTAGTGAATCTGTTCCAAAAAATCAGGAACCAAGTTGGCAGTGATCTCCTGCATTTTGCTGTG GGAGGAGAATTAGTGGCTGTGGTAAGAGGAGCAGATGCACCATTGCTGCAGAAGACCATCCTGAAACATCTggcaggggaaaggaagagtTTACATGGAGGAGAGCCCGTGGTG GTGCCAGACAGAGCCTTCTCCAGAGAGCAGGGAAGCACGGCTCCCCTTCAGGAGGAACAACAGGAAGGACTAACAG TGCTGCATCCTGGCCCTGTGCACACCAAATCTGAGGCTCCAGAATGCGGGAATCAAAGGAAAACCCTCCTGGCTCTAGCTGAAGCACCATGGGATGAAGGGGCGTGA
- the NME9 gene encoding thioredoxin domain-containing protein 6 isoform X10, producing MATKKKEVVLQINITSQELWEEMLCLKGLIVVDVFQAWCGPCKPVVNLFQKIRNQVGSDLLHFAVVLELTCELAVPLLLTSVILPPKSGTQRCFPVWGAEVDSIDALEKYRGQWRRISGCGARQSLLQRAGKHGSPSGGTTGRTNSAASWPCAHQI from the exons ATTAACATTACtagccaggagctgtgggaagaaATGCTGTGTCTCAAAGGACTCATTG TTGTCGATGTGTTTCAAGCCTGGTGTGGCCCATGCAAACCGGTAGTGAATCTGTTCCAAAAAATCAGGAACCAAGTTGGCAGTGATCTCCTGCATTTTGCTGTG GTACTGGAACTGACCTGTGAGCTGGCTGTGCCCCTGCTTCTGACCAGTGTCATTTTGCCCCCTAAGTCTGGGACCCAGAGGTGTTTTCCTGTGTGGGGG GCTGAAGTTGATTCCATTGACGCTCTGGAAAAATACAGAGGACAAT GGAGGAGAATTAGTGGCTGTG GTGCCAGACAGAGCCTTCTCCAGAGAGCAGGGAAGCACGGCTCCCCTTCAGGAGGAACAACAGGAAGGACTAACAG TGCTGCATCCTGGCCCTGTGCACACCAAATCTGA
- the NME9 gene encoding thioredoxin domain-containing protein 6 isoform X6, whose protein sequence is MATKKKEVVLQINITSQELWEEMLCLKGLIVVDVFQAWCGPCKPVVNLFQKIRNQVGSDLLHFAVVLELTCELAVPLLLTSVILPPKSGTQRCFPVWGAEVDSIDALEKYRGQWRRISGCGKRSRCTIAAEDHPETSGRGKEEFTWRRARGGARQSLLQRAGKHGSPSGGTTGRTNSAASWPCAHQI, encoded by the exons ATTAACATTACtagccaggagctgtgggaagaaATGCTGTGTCTCAAAGGACTCATTG TTGTCGATGTGTTTCAAGCCTGGTGTGGCCCATGCAAACCGGTAGTGAATCTGTTCCAAAAAATCAGGAACCAAGTTGGCAGTGATCTCCTGCATTTTGCTGTG GTACTGGAACTGACCTGTGAGCTGGCTGTGCCCCTGCTTCTGACCAGTGTCATTTTGCCCCCTAAGTCTGGGACCCAGAGGTGTTTTCCTGTGTGGGGG GCTGAAGTTGATTCCATTGACGCTCTGGAAAAATACAGAGGACAAT GGAGGAGAATTAGTGGCTGTGGTAAGAGGAGCAGATGCACCATTGCTGCAGAAGACCATCCTGAAACATCTggcaggggaaaggaagagtTTACATGGAGGAGAGCCCGTGGTG GTGCCAGACAGAGCCTTCTCCAGAGAGCAGGGAAGCACGGCTCCCCTTCAGGAGGAACAACAGGAAGGACTAACAG TGCTGCATCCTGGCCCTGTGCACACCAAATCTGA